The sequence below is a genomic window from Microbacterium sp. cx-55.
ATCACCTACGACCGCGCGGGGTACGGCGCATCCCGCGAAGCAGCCGATGACGCGTTCCGGATCGACGATGCCGTCTCCGACTTGATCGATCTGATCGAGAACGTCGCCGACCCGGACCAGCGCATCGTGCTCGCCGGACACTCCTACGGCGGCGAGCTGATCCGACGCGTGGCCGAACGTCTCGGTGACGATCGCGTAAAGGGTCTGGTGTTCATCGACGCCACGCATCCCGAGCAGTTCGCGCAGTCGGCCTCGCAGCGGGAGGGTCTGCGTCTCGTCCGTGACGCGCAGTCGCAGATGGGCCTCCTGGTGCGCGCCGGATTCGGCTCATTCCTCGATCGCCCGTCCTGGGTGACACGCCTTCCTCCCCCCTTCCGCGCCAATGCCGAGCTGCAGTACCGGGACGGCCGGATGTGGCGCGCCGGTCACCGCGAGCTGCGGGCGGTGGAACGCGAGCTCGACATCCCGCGCCCGCCGCGACTCGATGCCGGCTCCGGTATCGCCGGACTGGTGATCTCGGCATCCCGCACGATGTCGGACGCGGATGCCGCTCGGTTCCAGCGAGAGCTCGCCTCGACGTTCGTCGCGTCCGGAGAACCGATCGTGCTCGAAGCCACGCACGACACGCTTCTCACGGATCCGCTCGTCGCCGGCGAGGTCGCCGCGCGCATCCTCGCCTTCGCGCGACAGATGGGGACACCGTCGTGATCTCGCCGCGAACGCTCCTGCGCGCCGGAACGCTGCCCCTGTTCGGCGCGGCACTCGCTGTGACGGCCGTCTCGCAGTTGCCGGGGCATTCCTTCGACCGTCTGCGGCGACGCGACCTCTTCGGTCTCATTCCGAACTGGAAGTTCTTCGCGCCGATCCCCGCCACCGATGACCACGAGGTCTTCCACCGCACGCGGACGGAGGACGGCGAATGGGATCAGTGGCGGCGGACCTCGCCGCCCGCACCGCGCAAGCTCGCCCACCTGGTCTGGTTCCCCGGACGCCGCGCCGACAAAGGCGTCTTCGATCACGCGACCGAGCTCGCCCAGCTGGCGGTGCTCGCGGATCCGGCCGAACTCGCACTCTCGTCGTCGTACCTCGTCGTCGCCGCGACCGTGCGCCGGACGGTCGCGGCCGCCGGCGGCCCCACTCCGCATCAGTTCGCCATCATCAAGCACGCCGGGTCCGACGACTCGGTCGCTCCCGAGGTCATCCTCCTGTCGCCCGTCATCGACCCTCCGAGTCCCGCACCTGTTCCGCCCATCGACGCTGTAGCCGTCGAGGCGACACCCGTCGTCTCCTCCCCCCGCCCCCTGTAAGGAGTTCCGCACATGACCTCGATGATCATCCTCTTCCTCGTCGGCACCGGCTGCCTGGCCACGGCAGCCTGGGCTGTCTGGCGCGATCCCGCGAGTCGCGACAGTCTGCGTCGCGCCTTCGGGTCCCGCGGTCAACGATGACGACGGTTGCGGCCGGGACGGCCAAATCCGTCTCCGAGCAGTACGGGTCCGCCATCGCCGGCGTCTACGACGACATCTACGGCGAGCTCGACATCGAGTCGCCGGAAGCCGCGGCGCTCCGCGGACTGGCGCTCATGACGGAGGAGCCGCGCGTGATCGTCGAGCTCGGCGTCGGCACGGGGCGCGTCCTCGGCGCGCTGGGACGCGCTGTCGCCGGAACCGGTGCGGCACGCCTCATCGGCATCGACGGATCCGCTGACCTGCTGAGCCGCGCCGCGGAGCGGTACTCGGACCTGGACCTGGAACTGGTGGAAGCCGACTTCAGCGACCCCGGGCTGACCGAGATCGTCGCACCGGGCTCCGCGAGCCTGGTGCTGTGCGTGTGCGCGTCGTTCTCGATGCTCCCGGACCGTTCCGCACAAGCCGCGACGCTTCAGAACATCGCCGCCATGCTCGGCCGCTCCGGTGTCGCCGTGATCGAAACCCACTCCCCGGCATTCGTGCACGAGGTGATCGGAGCGGCACCGACGTCCATGTTCGTGCCCTACGCCCGTCACGAGAGCGGATTAGTGTGTTTCTCCTCCGTCGAGTCTGGGATCTGGACGATGCGTCAGGTGTGGATCGACGGCGCCGAGAGCACCACGGTGCTCGAGCAGAGCCTGCTCACGCCGCCTGAGGCGCTCACCGAACTTGCCGCCGCCGCGGGTCTGCGCGTCGTCGCTCTGACGGCCAGCTTCGCCGGTGGTGAATACCTCGGCTCCGCGTCGCCGCTGTTTGCGATGACGCTCGTCCCCGAGCGTTCGGACGTCGACGCGTGACATCCCTCGCTCTGGTCGGGGTCGTCAAACGTTACGGACCGACCACTGCTCTCTCCGACTACTCCATCACGGTCCCGTCCGGTCGCATCACGGCATTCGTCGGTGCGAACGGAGCGGGCAAGTCCACGGCGATGCGCCTCCTCGGGGGCCTTCGGGCGCCGGATGCCGGCCGAGCGACGATTGCGGGACGGCCGCTCGTGACGGCGGACCGAGCCCTCATCGGGCACTCCCCGGAGGACCGCGGTCTCTACGCGGACGAGTCGGTGCGCGCTCAGCTGCGCCACTTCGCGGAACTGATCGGGCTGCCGCGACGGAGCATCCGCACCCATGTCGATGTCGTCCTGGAGCGGACGGGAATCCTCCCGCTCGCGGAACGCCGCTTCGGGCTGCTCAGCCTCGGCAATCGCCAGCGAGCACAACTCGCCCTCGCCCTCCTCGGTTCGCCGAGCTATCTTCTGCTCGACGAGCCCTTCTCCGGACTCGACGTCGACGGGCTCGCGCAGGTCTCGGGCCTGGTGCGCTCCTTGGCGGCAGACGGGGTCGGCGTTCTCGTCTCGAGCCACCAGCTCGAGGTCGTCGCCGCGGTGTCCGATCGCGTCGCCGTCATCGCCGACGGCAGATCGGTGCTCGAGGGTGACATCTCGGATGTCCTCGGCGCTGCTGAACGCGCCCTTCGTCTCACGTTCCGCGCCGCCGAAGACACGGACCAAGAGCCCAACCTCCGCGGGTTCGCCGAGCGGGTAGCCGGACGTATCGAGCGGCGTGCGGGTTCTG
It includes:
- a CDS encoding class I SAM-dependent methyltransferase, translating into MTTVAAGTAKSVSEQYGSAIAGVYDDIYGELDIESPEAAALRGLALMTEEPRVIVELGVGTGRVLGALGRAVAGTGAARLIGIDGSADLLSRAAERYSDLDLELVEADFSDPGLTEIVAPGSASLVLCVCASFSMLPDRSAQAATLQNIAAMLGRSGVAVIETHSPAFVHEVIGAAPTSMFVPYARHESGLVCFSSVESGIWTMRQVWIDGAESTTVLEQSLLTPPEALTELAAAAGLRVVALTASFAGGEYLGSASPLFAMTLVPERSDVDA
- a CDS encoding ABC transporter ATP-binding protein, with amino-acid sequence MTSLALVGVVKRYGPTTALSDYSITVPSGRITAFVGANGAGKSTAMRLLGGLRAPDAGRATIAGRPLVTADRALIGHSPEDRGLYADESVRAQLRHFAELIGLPRRSIRTHVDVVLERTGILPLAERRFGLLSLGNRQRAQLALALLGSPSYLLLDEPFSGLDVDGLAQVSGLVRSLAADGVGVLVSSHQLEVVAAVSDRVAVIADGRSVLEGDISDVLGAAERALRLTFRAAEDTDQEPNLRGFAERVAGRIERRAGSVVVEIPIDPGGSIDPTLVSAAAAVGTLTAVDVTQPSLRELLTAAPR